One Pseudodesulfovibrio senegalensis DNA segment encodes these proteins:
- a CDS encoding M23 family metallopeptidase, translating to MIDRRIWTVVAAMVFLFAGTAFAQFGLQDGDDVTLSTDVNATAAEPQLMLAAPDAVDVGEPFLVRLTSSAVLEEVVVYWLGKEVVPGISVWNNKHIAMTMLGTDVLNAKAGPADLVVTASIDGTRRTFKKKITVAAKTFPRQDLTLPKKMVTPPKEVYDRIASERKVIAKARNTVTPVRHWTLPFLRPVDGRVTSVYGLRRYLNKKPKNPHRGMDFSAPTGTPVKCVADGTVILEGNHYYAGNSVYVDHGNGVVSMYFHLSQFKVKQGDTVQRGQVVGLSGSTGRATGAHLHLSIGVQGRLVDPAPLFSHRADQLIE from the coding sequence ATGATCGACAGGCGCATATGGACAGTGGTCGCGGCCATGGTGTTTTTGTTTGCGGGCACGGCGTTTGCCCAGTTTGGCTTGCAGGACGGGGACGACGTGACCCTGTCCACGGACGTGAACGCCACGGCTGCCGAGCCGCAGCTTATGCTGGCCGCGCCGGACGCGGTGGACGTGGGCGAGCCGTTCCTCGTGCGGTTGACCTCTTCCGCCGTGCTGGAGGAAGTGGTGGTCTACTGGCTGGGCAAGGAGGTCGTGCCCGGCATTTCCGTGTGGAACAACAAGCATATTGCCATGACCATGCTGGGGACGGACGTTCTCAATGCCAAGGCCGGTCCGGCCGATCTTGTGGTGACCGCCAGCATCGACGGCACGCGCCGGACCTTCAAGAAAAAGATCACTGTGGCGGCCAAGACGTTCCCCCGGCAGGATTTGACCCTGCCCAAGAAGATGGTCACCCCGCCCAAGGAGGTCTACGACCGCATCGCCTCGGAGCGGAAGGTCATTGCCAAGGCACGTAACACGGTCACTCCGGTGCGGCATTGGACCCTGCCGTTCCTGCGCCCGGTGGACGGCCGCGTCACCAGCGTGTACGGACTGCGGCGCTATCTGAACAAGAAACCCAAGAATCCCCACCGCGGCATGGATTTCAGCGCGCCCACAGGCACGCCCGTCAAGTGCGTTGCCGACGGTACGGTCATCCTTGAAGGCAATCATTACTACGCAGGCAACTCCGTGTATGTGGATCACGGCAACGGCGTGGTTTCCATGTATTTCCATCTGTCACAATTCAAGGTCAAACAGGGCGATACCGTGCAGCGCGGGCAGGTCGTGGGCCTTTCCGGCTCCACGGGCCGCGCGACCGGCGCGCACCTGCATCTGAGCATCGGCGTGCAGGGCAGGCTGGTGGACCCGGCTCCCCTGTTTTCACACCGGGCCGATCAACTCATTGAGTAG
- a CDS encoding M23 family metallopeptidase, translating to MIRLRPVALALALVALTVFSAAAHDGVDVRMPAEVGVGQPFLVRVAAGAGLEGLTLFWDGVSVAPELVRKDGCVSSVAMLGTGLRDKPGLYALDVETVVRGEKRRFRKLVRVTDHEYGTETLTVAPKMVKPPKTVQARIAAERKLAREATSVQSPARRWHVPFCLPVKGKMLSRFGLRRTFNGDTKRRHWGLDFRAWQGSPIHAIEAGRVVLVGNFYFAGNCVYIDHGNGVVSMSVHMSKVLVKQGDEVRRGQKIGLSGATGRVTGAHLHLSVFVQGVPIDPESLFFMQEDGGDAVVAQE from the coding sequence ATGATTCGCCTTCGTCCTGTTGCCCTTGCCCTTGCCCTTGTGGCGTTGACCGTTTTTTCCGCGGCTGCCCATGACGGCGTGGACGTTCGCATGCCCGCCGAAGTGGGTGTGGGACAACCCTTTCTCGTTCGTGTGGCAGCGGGTGCCGGCCTTGAAGGCCTGACTCTGTTCTGGGATGGGGTCTCGGTGGCGCCCGAGCTTGTCCGCAAGGACGGGTGCGTTTCGTCGGTCGCCATGCTGGGGACCGGACTGCGGGACAAGCCCGGCCTGTATGCGCTGGACGTGGAAACGGTTGTTCGCGGCGAAAAGCGGCGTTTTCGGAAGCTGGTGCGCGTGACGGACCATGAATATGGCACTGAAACCCTGACCGTGGCTCCCAAGATGGTCAAGCCGCCCAAAACGGTGCAGGCCCGCATCGCCGCCGAGCGCAAATTGGCCCGCGAGGCCACGTCCGTGCAAAGCCCGGCGCGCCGCTGGCATGTGCCGTTCTGCCTGCCGGTGAAGGGAAAGATGCTCAGCCGTTTCGGCCTGCGCCGGACCTTCAACGGCGATACCAAACGCCGCCACTGGGGGCTGGATTTCCGTGCCTGGCAGGGATCGCCCATCCATGCCATCGAGGCGGGCAGGGTCGTGCTGGTGGGAAATTTCTATTTTGCGGGCAACTGCGTGTATATCGATCATGGAAACGGCGTGGTCTCCATGTCCGTGCACATGTCCAAGGTGCTGGTCAAGCAGGGCGACGAGGTCCGGCGCGGCCAGAAGATCGGCCTCTCCGGAGCCACCGGGCGCGTCACGGGCGCGCATTTGCATCTTTCCGTGTTTGTGCAGGGTGTGCCCATCGACCCGGAATCGCTTTTTTTCATGCAGGAAGACGGCGGTGACGCAGTCGTGGCGCAGGAGTGA
- a CDS encoding YchJ family protein translates to MSQCPCGSGKALDACCGQYIDGTAPAPTAEALMRSRYTAYALNQIEYLKKTLAPEKLSEHDDEAVRTWAENSEWIALTILETRKGTEKDDEGEVAFAAKFKQKNMVQEHREHSIFRKQDGQWYYVEGFMLPPETVRNEAKVGRNEPCPCGSGKKYKKCCGR, encoded by the coding sequence ATGTCCCAATGTCCCTGCGGGTCAGGCAAGGCGCTCGACGCCTGCTGCGGCCAATATATCGACGGAACCGCCCCGGCCCCCACGGCCGAAGCTCTGATGCGCTCACGCTACACGGCCTACGCACTGAATCAGATCGAATACCTCAAGAAAACCCTTGCCCCGGAAAAGCTTTCCGAGCACGACGACGAAGCCGTGCGTACCTGGGCCGAAAATTCGGAATGGATCGCACTGACCATTCTGGAAACGCGCAAGGGAACCGAAAAGGACGACGAAGGCGAAGTGGCCTTTGCCGCCAAGTTCAAGCAAAAGAACATGGTTCAGGAACACCGCGAACACTCCATTTTTCGCAAGCAGGACGGCCAGTGGTATTACGTGGAGGGCTTCATGCTGCCTCCCGAGACCGTGCGCAACGAAGCCAAGGTAGGCCGCAACGAACCGTGCCCCTGCGGTTCCGGCAAGAAATACAAGAAATGCTGCGGCCGTTAA
- a CDS encoding polyprenyl synthetase family protein: MTAKQMLAQRARSVEEYLSQCLEERGIPARLLESMRYSLLAGGKRLRPVLALSWCELLGGDAEAAMPFAASLECIHTYSLIHDDLPAMDDDDLRRGRPSNHKQFDEATAILAGDGLLTEAFVLMTEAGVKGGLAADRVLRAVNVLGRAAGSGGMVGGQAVDMEFTGREGQVPLEELQQMHAMKTGALITAACECGAILSGAPDEDVRNAREYGRAVGVAFQIVDDVLDVVGDEATLGKPVGSDEEQGKSTYPALVGLDKSRELARGHVDGAVGHLCGYHGPESEFLTLLARYIVDRVY, translated from the coding sequence ATGACGGCCAAACAGATGCTGGCGCAACGTGCGCGGAGCGTGGAGGAATATCTTTCGCAATGCCTTGAGGAGCGCGGCATTCCGGCCCGTCTTCTGGAGTCCATGCGCTACAGCCTGCTGGCGGGGGGCAAGCGTTTGCGCCCGGTGCTGGCGCTTTCGTGGTGCGAGCTGCTGGGCGGTGATGCCGAAGCGGCCATGCCCTTTGCCGCCAGTCTGGAGTGCATCCACACCTATTCGCTGATTCACGACGATCTTCCGGCCATGGATGATGACGACCTGCGCCGGGGGCGGCCCTCCAACCACAAGCAATTTGACGAGGCCACGGCCATATTGGCCGGTGACGGCCTGCTCACCGAGGCCTTCGTGCTCATGACCGAGGCCGGGGTGAAGGGCGGCCTTGCGGCCGACCGCGTGCTCCGGGCCGTGAATGTGCTGGGCCGTGCCGCCGGGTCCGGGGGCATGGTGGGCGGACAGGCTGTGGACATGGAGTTCACGGGGCGCGAAGGTCAGGTTCCGCTTGAGGAACTGCAGCAGATGCACGCCATGAAGACCGGCGCGCTCATCACCGCGGCCTGCGAGTGCGGAGCCATTCTTTCCGGTGCCCCGGACGAGGATGTGCGCAATGCCCGTGAATATGGCCGGGCCGTGGGCGTGGCCTTCCAGATCGTGGACGACGTGCTGGACGTGGTGGGCGACGAGGCCACGCTGGGCAAGCCCGTGGGCAGCGACGAGGAACAGGGCAAGAGCACCTACCCCGCGTTGGTGGGGCTGGACAAAAGCCGCGAACTGGCGCGAGGCCATGTGGACGGTGCCGTGGGGCACCTTTGCGGATATCATGGCCCGGAAAGTGAATTTCTGACCCTTCTGGCGCGCTACATTGTGGACAGGGTTTACTGA
- the xseA gene encoding exodeoxyribonuclease VII large subunit yields the protein MSAILSVSELTRAVKDLLEAEFPFVWVRGQVTNLARPASGHIYFSLTDGDAVLGTVWFRGAQRATEPESRGGEAVNPLTGEVEESVGPGLSQRLEDGMEVLCAGRLNVFEPRGQYQLVAELVQEQGVGDLRMAFEALKKKLADKGYFDEDRKMAVPSDPARVAVVTSPHGAAIRDFLRLAETRGTGAEIRIYPTLVQGDKAPEQIAGALDMVGEDQWAEAVVLIRGGGSLEDLWAFNTEPVADAIFRSQVPVVCGVGHEPDVSIADFVADRRVATPSHAAQELWPRRETLMQSVDRLEIALSRAYHAMLRDHEAGFAQLRRALVLLSPARRLARQQEALESFCMRLHGAAERLVREKNGRAAALVQRLARAHGADVVERRGQQVDGLVHGLQNAMDRLLERASAGFETTAASLAALNPERPLEQGYGLVRVRNSGKFLRSPGEVSPGDVLDIRVREGSVTARVTEESEENR from the coding sequence TTGTCTGCCATTCTTTCCGTTTCCGAACTGACCCGCGCAGTGAAAGACCTGCTGGAGGCGGAATTCCCCTTTGTCTGGGTGCGCGGGCAGGTCACCAACCTTGCCCGTCCGGCCAGCGGGCACATCTATTTTTCCCTGACAGACGGCGATGCTGTGCTGGGCACTGTCTGGTTTCGCGGAGCGCAACGGGCCACCGAGCCCGAATCCCGTGGCGGCGAGGCCGTCAATCCGCTGACCGGAGAGGTGGAGGAAAGCGTCGGTCCCGGCCTGAGCCAGCGGCTTGAAGACGGCATGGAAGTGCTCTGCGCCGGACGGCTGAACGTATTCGAGCCGCGCGGTCAGTACCAGCTTGTTGCCGAACTGGTGCAGGAGCAGGGCGTGGGCGATTTGCGCATGGCCTTTGAAGCGCTCAAGAAGAAGCTGGCGGACAAGGGGTACTTTGACGAGGACCGCAAGATGGCCGTGCCGTCCGATCCGGCGCGGGTGGCCGTGGTCACCTCGCCGCATGGCGCGGCCATACGTGACTTTTTGCGGCTGGCCGAAACGCGCGGAACCGGCGCGGAAATCCGCATTTATCCGACCCTGGTGCAGGGGGACAAGGCCCCGGAGCAGATAGCCGGGGCTCTGGACATGGTCGGTGAAGACCAGTGGGCCGAAGCGGTTGTACTCATTCGCGGCGGCGGATCGCTGGAAGACCTCTGGGCCTTCAACACCGAGCCGGTTGCGGATGCGATTTTCCGCTCGCAGGTTCCGGTGGTCTGCGGCGTGGGCCATGAGCCGGACGTTTCCATTGCGGATTTCGTGGCCGACCGGCGAGTGGCCACACCGAGCCATGCCGCGCAGGAGCTTTGGCCCCGGCGCGAGACATTGATGCAGAGCGTGGACCGGCTTGAAATTGCGCTTTCGCGCGCGTACCATGCCATGCTGCGGGACCACGAAGCCGGATTCGCCCAGTTGCGGCGGGCGCTTGTGTTGCTTTCTCCCGCCCGCAGGCTGGCCCGGCAGCAGGAGGCCTTGGAATCGTTTTGTATGCGGCTGCATGGTGCTGCGGAACGATTGGTGCGGGAAAAGAACGGCCGGGCAGCGGCGTTGGTCCAGCGGCTGGCGCGTGCGCACGGCGCGGACGTTGTGGAGCGGCGCGGGCAGCAAGTGGATGGGTTGGTACATGGGCTGCAAAATGCCATGGACCGCCTGCTGGAACGGGCTTCCGCCGGGTTTGAGACAACGGCCGCTTCCTTGGCGGCCCTGAACCCGGAGCGTCCCCTTGAGCAGGGTTATGGCCTTGTGCGGGTGCGCAACAGCGGCAAATTTCTCAGGAGTCCCGGCGAGGTCTCACCGGGCGACGTGCTGGATATCCGCGTGCGGGAAGGCTCCGTTACCGCACGGGTCACCGAAGAATCCGAGGAGAACAGATGA
- the dxs gene encoding 1-deoxy-D-xylulose-5-phosphate synthase — protein MSNMEESRELLSGIQCPSDVRALDSKQLQALAEELRQTIIRQVSGSGGHLAPSLGVVELTLALYKAYDFEQDKIVWDVGHQAYAHKLLTGRADRFSSLRQLDGISGFPRMAESEYDHFGVGHSSTSISAALGMATARDLAGEDHDVVAVIGDGSMTAGLAFEGLNQAGGMGRKMVVVLNDNEMSISKNVGALSSFLSRKLSAPLLQRLKDDVENWVANVPGIGGDLATYVKRSGDSLKSFFTPGMLFEAFQFTYVGPIDGHNIDEMTKVFEQVRRINKPVLVHVLTKKGKGYEPAENNPTYFHGVGRFEPETGLARKFPGAAYPSYTEIFGNMLCRIADRDEKVVAITAAMPEGTGTSCFREQHPERFVDVGICEQHAVTYAAGLASQGFKPAVAIYSTFLQRSYDQVIHDVCLQNLNVKLFLDRGGLVGEDGATHHGAFDMSYLRHIPNLVFMAPKDEAELARMMVTAFELDGPVAVRYPRGTGVGADVDPEPEVIPVGQGETLRTGRDALVITLGSRVYPCMEAALELAEEGLEATVFNARFIKPLPEEMLRELVADHDSVLIVEENALPGGFGSAVLEFLSDNALLGGRTVRRLGLPDAFVEHGTQKQLRSFVGIDKQGIKNALKEMVGS, from the coding sequence ATGAGCAACATGGAAGAATCACGTGAACTGCTATCCGGTATTCAGTGTCCGTCAGACGTGCGGGCATTGGATTCCAAGCAGCTCCAGGCCTTGGCCGAGGAGTTGCGGCAGACCATAATACGGCAGGTTTCGGGCAGCGGCGGTCATCTGGCCCCGTCTTTGGGGGTCGTCGAGCTGACCCTTGCCCTCTACAAGGCATACGATTTCGAACAGGACAAGATCGTCTGGGACGTGGGGCATCAGGCGTATGCCCACAAATTGCTGACCGGGCGTGCCGATCGCTTTTCCTCATTGCGGCAGTTGGACGGCATCAGCGGATTTCCGCGCATGGCCGAAAGCGAATACGACCATTTCGGCGTGGGGCACTCGTCCACCTCCATTTCCGCTGCGCTGGGCATGGCCACGGCTCGCGATCTGGCCGGGGAAGACCATGACGTGGTGGCGGTGATCGGCGACGGCTCCATGACGGCCGGGCTGGCCTTTGAAGGCCTGAATCAGGCCGGGGGCATGGGCCGCAAGATGGTGGTGGTGCTCAATGACAACGAAATGTCCATATCCAAGAACGTGGGCGCGCTGTCTTCGTTTTTGAGCCGCAAGCTGTCCGCGCCGCTTTTGCAGCGGCTCAAGGACGACGTGGAAAACTGGGTTGCCAACGTGCCGGGTATCGGCGGGGATCTGGCCACCTATGTGAAGCGTTCCGGTGATTCGCTCAAGTCGTTTTTCACGCCCGGCATGTTGTTCGAGGCCTTTCAGTTCACCTATGTCGGGCCTATCGACGGCCACAACATTGATGAAATGACCAAGGTTTTCGAGCAGGTGCGCCGCATCAACAAGCCGGTTCTGGTGCATGTGCTGACCAAGAAGGGCAAGGGGTACGAGCCCGCGGAAAACAACCCCACCTATTTTCACGGCGTGGGCCGGTTCGAGCCGGAAACCGGTCTTGCGCGCAAGTTTCCGGGCGCGGCCTACCCGTCCTACACGGAAATCTTCGGCAACATGCTCTGTCGCATCGCGGACCGGGACGAGAAGGTGGTGGCCATTACCGCGGCCATGCCCGAAGGCACCGGAACCAGTTGTTTCCGGGAGCAGCATCCCGAGCGGTTCGTGGACGTGGGCATCTGCGAGCAGCACGCCGTGACGTATGCGGCCGGGCTGGCCTCGCAGGGATTCAAGCCCGCAGTGGCCATCTATTCCACGTTCCTGCAGCGTTCCTACGATCAGGTAATTCATGACGTGTGCCTGCAGAATCTCAATGTGAAACTTTTCCTTGATCGCGGCGGACTTGTGGGCGAGGACGGGGCCACGCACCATGGCGCGTTCGACATGAGTTATCTGCGCCATATTCCGAATCTGGTATTCATGGCGCCCAAGGACGAGGCAGAACTGGCCCGCATGATGGTTACGGCCTTTGAATTGGACGGCCCCGTGGCCGTGCGCTACCCGCGCGGCACAGGTGTGGGCGCGGACGTGGACCCGGAGCCGGAAGTCATTCCCGTGGGGCAGGGTGAAACCTTGCGCACGGGCAGGGACGCTCTGGTGATCACGCTGGGGTCGCGGGTGTATCCCTGCATGGAAGCGGCCCTTGAGCTGGCGGAGGAAGGCCTTGAAGCCACGGTGTTCAACGCCCGGTTCATCAAGCCGCTGCCCGAGGAAATGCTGCGCGAGCTCGTGGCGGACCACGACAGCGTTTTGATCGTGGAGGAAAACGCGCTGCCCGGCGGTTTTGGCTCCGCGGTGCTGGAATTCCTGAGCGACAATGCCTTGCTGGGCGGCCGCACGGTCAGAAGGCTCGGGTTGCCCGACGCCTTTGTGGAACACGGTACGCAAAAGCAACTGCGTTCCTTTGTTGGCATTGACAAACAGGGCATCAAGAATGCGCTCAAGGAAATGGTTGGATCCTGA
- a CDS encoding proline--tRNA ligase — protein sequence MKLSRYYIPTLKEAPSEAEVVSHKLLIRAGMIRKLTSGIYNYLPLGLRSVNKVANIVRREMDRAGALEVLMPSVQPADLWQETGRWDYYGKELLRFNDRHGRDYCLGPTHEEVITDLVRGEVRSYKQLPLNLYQVQTKFRDEIRPRFGLMRGREFIMKDAYSFDRDEAGAEESYWIMFEAYKKAFARIGLRFKPVQADSGAIGGDFSHEFMVLADTGEDTIASCSACDFAANLEKAKVVESGEVCEDACAELEEVATPDKHTVEEVCEFLGVDPAALVKTLLFVVDGEPVAALVRGDREINDAKLRNLLGGNEIDMADEAMVRELTGAPVGFAGPHGLKKGVRIVADNELRYATDWIAGGNKADTHVRHLSLSRDCEVEQYADLRVITESDPCPECGAAIEFTKGIEVGHVFKLGTKYSEKMGATFLDENGKDQTMIMGCYGIGISRIVASAIEQNHDENGCIFPPSIAPFEVCLISLGGKDEAVNEKALELYEAVQDMDVDICYDDRKERPGVKFADADLIGYPMQLVLGGKGLKNGIVEAKDRKSGERIELPLDGFAEAFAQWRESIWQAWGLK from the coding sequence ATGAAGTTGTCCCGGTATTATATTCCCACTCTCAAGGAGGCCCCTTCCGAGGCCGAAGTGGTTTCCCACAAGCTGTTGATCCGCGCGGGCATGATCCGCAAGCTCACCAGCGGCATTTACAACTACCTGCCGCTCGGCCTGCGCAGCGTCAACAAGGTGGCCAACATCGTGCGCCGGGAAATGGACCGGGCCGGGGCACTGGAAGTGCTCATGCCCTCGGTGCAGCCCGCGGACCTGTGGCAGGAGACCGGCCGCTGGGACTACTACGGCAAGGAACTGCTGCGTTTCAACGACCGCCACGGCCGTGACTACTGTCTCGGTCCCACGCACGAGGAAGTCATCACCGATCTGGTGCGCGGCGAGGTGCGGTCCTACAAGCAGTTGCCCCTGAATCTTTATCAGGTGCAGACCAAGTTCCGCGATGAAATCCGTCCCCGGTTCGGGCTCATGCGCGGCCGTGAATTCATCATGAAAGACGCCTATTCCTTTGACAGGGACGAGGCCGGGGCCGAGGAATCCTACTGGATCATGTTCGAGGCCTACAAGAAGGCCTTTGCGCGTATCGGCCTGCGCTTCAAGCCCGTGCAGGCGGATTCCGGGGCCATCGGCGGCGACTTTTCCCACGAGTTCATGGTGCTGGCCGACACGGGCGAGGACACCATCGCCTCCTGCTCGGCCTGCGATTTCGCGGCCAACCTCGAAAAGGCCAAGGTGGTCGAATCGGGCGAGGTGTGCGAGGATGCCTGCGCCGAACTTGAAGAAGTCGCCACGCCGGACAAGCACACCGTGGAAGAGGTCTGCGAATTTCTGGGCGTTGACCCTGCCGCGCTGGTCAAGACGCTGCTGTTCGTTGTGGACGGCGAGCCTGTGGCAGCGCTGGTTCGCGGTGACCGCGAAATCAACGACGCCAAGTTGCGCAACCTGCTGGGCGGCAACGAGATCGACATGGCCGACGAAGCCATGGTCCGCGAGTTGACCGGCGCTCCCGTGGGTTTTGCCGGGCCGCACGGCCTCAAGAAGGGTGTGCGCATCGTGGCGGACAACGAATTGCGCTACGCCACGGACTGGATTGCGGGCGGCAACAAGGCCGATACCCATGTGCGGCATCTGTCCCTTTCGCGCGATTGCGAGGTGGAGCAGTATGCCGATCTGCGGGTCATCACCGAATCCGATCCCTGCCCGGAATGCGGCGCGGCCATCGAGTTCACCAAGGGCATCGAAGTGGGCCATGTCTTCAAGCTCGGCACCAAGTATTCCGAGAAGATGGGCGCCACTTTCCTGGACGAGAACGGCAAGGACCAGACCATGATCATGGGCTGCTATGGCATCGGTATCTCGCGCATCGTGGCCTCGGCCATCGAGCAGAACCACGATGAAAACGGCTGCATTTTCCCGCCGTCCATCGCACCGTTCGAGGTCTGCCTGATTTCGCTGGGCGGCAAGGACGAGGCCGTGAACGAAAAGGCGCTGGAACTGTACGAAGCTGTTCAGGACATGGACGTGGACATCTGCTACGACGACCGCAAGGAACGCCCGGGCGTCAAGTTCGCGGACGCCGACCTGATCGGTTATCCCATGCAGCTGGTGCTGGGCGGCAAGGGTCTCAAGAACGGCATTGTCGAGGCCAAGGACCGCAAGTCCGGCGAGCGCATCGAGCTGCCGCTGGACGGATTTGCCGAAGCCTTTGCCCAGTGGCGCGAGTCCATCTGGCAGGCTTGGGGTTTGAAATAA
- a CDS encoding LysE family translocator → MTIEGAVGLAVASFLFALLPGPGVTALIAQSLARGFGTGVFWGAGLVMGDFVYLMLAMFGMGWVASTMGDAFVILKFAGSAYLIYLGVRCWLAKPPANHGESAAASAHKGYARTLLGGMCVSLSNPKVIAFYCGFLPGFVNMAQLDGANMALVACIILPTVFATMVGYAWLAGKGRRAAGSTRLWKLVNRSAGAVMIGAGVAVVTE, encoded by the coding sequence ATGACCATCGAAGGGGCCGTTGGATTGGCCGTGGCTTCATTTCTTTTTGCGCTGTTGCCCGGACCGGGCGTGACCGCGCTCATCGCCCAGAGCCTTGCCCGCGGTTTCGGCACGGGCGTGTTCTGGGGAGCCGGATTGGTCATGGGCGATTTCGTGTATCTCATGCTGGCCATGTTCGGCATGGGCTGGGTGGCCTCCACCATGGGCGACGCCTTCGTGATTCTCAAGTTCGCGGGTTCGGCCTATCTCATCTATCTGGGCGTACGCTGCTGGCTGGCCAAGCCGCCCGCGAATCACGGGGAGTCTGCTGCGGCTTCCGCGCACAAGGGCTATGCCCGGACCCTGCTGGGCGGCATGTGCGTGAGCCTGAGCAACCCCAAGGTCATTGCTTTTTATTGCGGTTTTCTGCCCGGTTTCGTGAACATGGCGCAGCTGGACGGCGCGAACATGGCTCTGGTTGCCTGCATCATTCTGCCCACGGTGTTCGCCACCATGGTCGGTTATGCTTGGCTGGCGGGCAAGGGTCGCAGGGCCGCCGGTTCCACCCGGCTCTGGAAGCTGGTCAACCGCAGCGCCGGAGCGGTCATGATCGGCGCGGGCGTGGCCGTGGTCACCGAGTAG
- the ispG gene encoding flavodoxin-dependent (E)-4-hydroxy-3-methylbut-2-enyl-diphosphate synthase encodes MERRKTRTISVGGVGIGGSNPVRVQSMCNTDTRDVAATAAQVRQLAEAGCEIVRLAVPDMKAARALEAIRFQSPVPLIADIHFDYRLALASLDAGMDGLRINPGNIGGEDKVDAVVRAAADQGAPIRIGVNGGSLDKTLLAKYGGPTPEAMVESAMEHIALLEARDFHQTKISLKSSSVLTTVRAYELLAEKVDYPLHIGITEAGTLVRGAVKSSVGLGILLWQGLGDTLRVSLTHDPVAEPGVAWEILRSLGLRQRGPEIVSCPTCGRTEIDLIGLADKVEEALRGVDEVFTVAVMGCVVNGPGEAREADIGIAGGRGLGMIFKKGEVIRKVKGDANLLPEFMKEIDAFLQERRNNG; translated from the coding sequence ATGGAACGCAGGAAAACACGAACCATCAGCGTCGGCGGAGTCGGCATCGGCGGGAGCAATCCGGTCCGCGTGCAGAGCATGTGCAACACGGACACCCGCGACGTGGCCGCAACAGCCGCGCAGGTCCGCCAACTGGCCGAGGCCGGGTGCGAGATCGTGCGTCTGGCCGTGCCGGACATGAAGGCCGCCCGCGCGTTGGAAGCCATCCGCTTCCAGTCGCCGGTGCCGCTCATTGCGGACATTCATTTCGACTATCGGCTGGCTCTGGCTTCACTGGATGCGGGCATGGACGGTTTGCGCATCAACCCCGGCAACATCGGGGGCGAGGACAAGGTTGATGCCGTGGTCCGTGCGGCCGCGGACCAGGGCGCGCCCATCCGCATCGGCGTGAACGGCGGTTCGCTGGACAAGACCCTGCTGGCCAAGTACGGCGGTCCCACGCCCGAGGCCATGGTGGAAAGCGCCATGGAGCACATTGCCCTGCTGGAGGCGCGCGACTTTCACCAGACCAAGATTTCGCTCAAGTCCTCCTCTGTGCTGACCACGGTGCGGGCTTACGAGCTGCTGGCCGAAAAGGTGGATTACCCGCTGCACATCGGTATCACCGAGGCCGGAACGCTGGTTCGCGGCGCGGTCAAGTCGTCCGTGGGGCTGGGCATCCTGCTGTGGCAGGGGCTGGGCGACACGTTGCGCGTCAGCCTGACCCACGATCCCGTGGCAGAACCCGGCGTGGCATGGGAAATCCTGCGTTCACTGGGCCTGCGCCAGCGCGGCCCGGAGATTGTTTCCTGCCCCACCTGCGGCCGCACCGAGATCGATCTCATCGGGCTGGCCGACAAGGTGGAGGAAGCCCTGCGCGGGGTGGACGAGGTTTTCACCGTGGCGGTCATGGGCTGCGTGGTCAACGGACCGGGCGAGGCGCGCGAGGCCGACATCGGCATTGCGGGCGGCCGCGGTCTGGGCATGATTTTCAAAAAGGGCGAGGTTATTCGCAAGGTCAAGGGCGATGCAAACCTTCTGCCCGAATTCATGAAAGAAATAGATGCGTTTCTGCAAGAAAGGAGAAACAACGGATGA
- the xseB gene encoding exodeoxyribonuclease VII small subunit: protein MSEQTFEQKLERLRSIVTRLESGELPLEEGVALYREGLQLAKACGAQLESARHEVKVLGDGLLKEFDVLEAAEHGGEPEGD from the coding sequence ATGAGCGAACAGACATTTGAACAGAAATTGGAGCGGCTCAGGAGCATCGTGACCCGGCTGGAAAGCGGGGAACTGCCTCTTGAGGAAGGGGTTGCCCTGTATCGCGAGGGGCTGCAGCTGGCCAAGGCCTGCGGCGCGCAGCTGGAATCCGCGCGGCATGAGGTCAAGGTGCTGGGCGATGGCCTGCTCAAGGAGTTCGATGTATTGGAGGCCGCGGAACATGGCGGCGAACCGGAGGGCGACTAG